Proteins encoded together in one Portunus trituberculatus isolate SZX2019 chromosome 39, ASM1759143v1, whole genome shotgun sequence window:
- the LOC123515720 gene encoding putative inositol monophosphatase 3 isoform X3, whose amino-acid sequence MNLGASVRVNKCGVCVLMTLMVMVVLLYKYGNNTEFKREVVSLRSLLSAAIDAAERGGRVVYDIREAATLHEQSKGKTKEGANDPVTDGDIKSHLTMFFSLQKSFPAIKIISEEHSLNDVDVSSVSPAALLHPEVTAAIPEDQMVPAGDIRVWIDPLDATQEYTENLREYVTTMVCVAVRGHPTIGVIHKPFSKSTAWAWVGKGVSPALRQTGNQGVVKNDIAHIIVSRSHAGDVKTVATAAFGEKTEVIPAGGAGYKTLAVVEGKADAYVHSTAIKKWDLCAGNAVLFALHGNMTTLGGDPLDYGSQEEYKNEGGVLATLTNHTYYLQKLQVLAGKAAKAA is encoded by the exons ATGAATTTGGGGGCATCTGTACGTGTCAAcaagtgtggggtgtgtgtgttgatgacgctgatggtgatggtagtactCCTCTACAAGTATGGCAACAACACAGAGTTCAAGAGAGAAGTTGTGAGTTTGAGGAGCTTATTGTCAGCGGCAATAGATGCTGCTGAACGAGGGGGTAGAGTT GTCTATGATATTCGTGAGGCGGCCACCTTGCATGAACAGAGTAAGGGCAAGACGAAAGAGGGAGCCAATGATCCAGTGACTGATGGAGACATTAAGTCCCATCTTACAATGTTCTTCTCCCTTCAGAAATCCTTCCCTGCCATCAAG ATAATTTCAGAGGAGCACAGCCTCAATGATGTGGATGTGTCCTCTGTGTCTCCAGCCGCTCTCCTCCATCCTGAGGTGACGGCAGCCATACCAGAAGACCAGATGGTTCCAGCAGGAGACATTCGAGTCTGGATTGACCCTCTGGATGCCACCCAGGAGTACACAG AAAACTTGAGAGAATATGTGACCAccatggtgtgtgtggcagtgaggGGACATCCTACCATTGGGGTGATTCACAAACCTTTTAGCAAGTCCACAGCCTGGGCCTGGGTGGGCAAAGGTGTGTCTCCTGCTCTGCGTCAGACAGGAAACCAG GGAGTGGTAAAGAATGACATTGCTCACATCATAGTGTCTCGCTCTCACGCTGGTGATGTGAAGACGGTCGCCACTGCTGCATTTGGCGAGAAGACTGAAGTTATTCCAGCTGGAGGAGCAG GCTACAAGACCTTGGcagtggtggagggaaaggcaGATGCGTATGTACACTCCACAGCAATCAAGAAGTGGGATCTCTGTGCAGGAAATGCTGTACTCTTTGCACTCCACGGCAACATGACGACTCTGGGTGGTGATCCTCTGGACTATGGCAGCCAAGAAGAATATAAGAATGAAGGCGGCGTCTTGGCCACGCTAACCAACCACACTTACTACCTTCAGAAACTCCAGGTTCTTGCTGGTAAGGCAGCAAAGGCAGCCTAA
- the LOC123515720 gene encoding inositol monophosphatase 3-like isoform X2, protein MAPYDKREIPNHTMNLGASVRVNKCGVCVLMTLMVMVVLLYKYGNNTEFKREVVSLRSLLSAAIDAAERGGRVVYDIREAATLHEQSKGKTKEGANDPVTDGDIKSHLTMFFSLQKSFPAIKIISEEHSLNDVDVSSVSPAALLHPEVTAAIPEDQMVPAGDIRVWIDPLDATQEYTENLREYVTTMVCVAVRGHPTIGVIHKPFSKSTAWAWVGKGVSPALRQTGNQGVVKNDIAHIIVSRSHAGDVKTVATAAFGEKTEVIPAGGAGYKTLAVVEGKADAYVHSTAIKKWDLCAGNAVLFALHGNMTTLGGDPLDYGSQEEYKNEGGVLATLTNHTYYLQKLQVLAGKAAKAA, encoded by the exons ATGGCACcct atgataagagagagatccCAAATCATACAATGAATTTGGGGGCATCTGTACGTGTCAAcaagtgtggggtgtgtgtgttgatgacgctgatggtgatggtagtactCCTCTACAAGTATGGCAACAACACAGAGTTCAAGAGAGAAGTTGTGAGTTTGAGGAGCTTATTGTCAGCGGCAATAGATGCTGCTGAACGAGGGGGTAGAGTT GTCTATGATATTCGTGAGGCGGCCACCTTGCATGAACAGAGTAAGGGCAAGACGAAAGAGGGAGCCAATGATCCAGTGACTGATGGAGACATTAAGTCCCATCTTACAATGTTCTTCTCCCTTCAGAAATCCTTCCCTGCCATCAAG ATAATTTCAGAGGAGCACAGCCTCAATGATGTGGATGTGTCCTCTGTGTCTCCAGCCGCTCTCCTCCATCCTGAGGTGACGGCAGCCATACCAGAAGACCAGATGGTTCCAGCAGGAGACATTCGAGTCTGGATTGACCCTCTGGATGCCACCCAGGAGTACACAG AAAACTTGAGAGAATATGTGACCAccatggtgtgtgtggcagtgaggGGACATCCTACCATTGGGGTGATTCACAAACCTTTTAGCAAGTCCACAGCCTGGGCCTGGGTGGGCAAAGGTGTGTCTCCTGCTCTGCGTCAGACAGGAAACCAG GGAGTGGTAAAGAATGACATTGCTCACATCATAGTGTCTCGCTCTCACGCTGGTGATGTGAAGACGGTCGCCACTGCTGCATTTGGCGAGAAGACTGAAGTTATTCCAGCTGGAGGAGCAG GCTACAAGACCTTGGcagtggtggagggaaaggcaGATGCGTATGTACACTCCACAGCAATCAAGAAGTGGGATCTCTGTGCAGGAAATGCTGTACTCTTTGCACTCCACGGCAACATGACGACTCTGGGTGGTGATCCTCTGGACTATGGCAGCCAAGAAGAATATAAGAATGAAGGCGGCGTCTTGGCCACGCTAACCAACCACACTTACTACCTTCAGAAACTCCAGGTTCTTGCTGGTAAGGCAGCAAAGGCAGCCTAA
- the LOC123515720 gene encoding inositol monophosphatase 3-like isoform X1, with the protein MAPCKKKRLYIWNYWVSIICYDKREIPNHTMNLGASVRVNKCGVCVLMTLMVMVVLLYKYGNNTEFKREVVSLRSLLSAAIDAAERGGRVVYDIREAATLHEQSKGKTKEGANDPVTDGDIKSHLTMFFSLQKSFPAIKIISEEHSLNDVDVSSVSPAALLHPEVTAAIPEDQMVPAGDIRVWIDPLDATQEYTENLREYVTTMVCVAVRGHPTIGVIHKPFSKSTAWAWVGKGVSPALRQTGNQGVVKNDIAHIIVSRSHAGDVKTVATAAFGEKTEVIPAGGAGYKTLAVVEGKADAYVHSTAIKKWDLCAGNAVLFALHGNMTTLGGDPLDYGSQEEYKNEGGVLATLTNHTYYLQKLQVLAGKAAKAA; encoded by the exons ATGGCACcctgtaagaaaaaaagactatataTTTGGAATTACTGGGTCTCAATCATTTGCT atgataagagagagatccCAAATCATACAATGAATTTGGGGGCATCTGTACGTGTCAAcaagtgtggggtgtgtgtgttgatgacgctgatggtgatggtagtactCCTCTACAAGTATGGCAACAACACAGAGTTCAAGAGAGAAGTTGTGAGTTTGAGGAGCTTATTGTCAGCGGCAATAGATGCTGCTGAACGAGGGGGTAGAGTT GTCTATGATATTCGTGAGGCGGCCACCTTGCATGAACAGAGTAAGGGCAAGACGAAAGAGGGAGCCAATGATCCAGTGACTGATGGAGACATTAAGTCCCATCTTACAATGTTCTTCTCCCTTCAGAAATCCTTCCCTGCCATCAAG ATAATTTCAGAGGAGCACAGCCTCAATGATGTGGATGTGTCCTCTGTGTCTCCAGCCGCTCTCCTCCATCCTGAGGTGACGGCAGCCATACCAGAAGACCAGATGGTTCCAGCAGGAGACATTCGAGTCTGGATTGACCCTCTGGATGCCACCCAGGAGTACACAG AAAACTTGAGAGAATATGTGACCAccatggtgtgtgtggcagtgaggGGACATCCTACCATTGGGGTGATTCACAAACCTTTTAGCAAGTCCACAGCCTGGGCCTGGGTGGGCAAAGGTGTGTCTCCTGCTCTGCGTCAGACAGGAAACCAG GGAGTGGTAAAGAATGACATTGCTCACATCATAGTGTCTCGCTCTCACGCTGGTGATGTGAAGACGGTCGCCACTGCTGCATTTGGCGAGAAGACTGAAGTTATTCCAGCTGGAGGAGCAG GCTACAAGACCTTGGcagtggtggagggaaaggcaGATGCGTATGTACACTCCACAGCAATCAAGAAGTGGGATCTCTGTGCAGGAAATGCTGTACTCTTTGCACTCCACGGCAACATGACGACTCTGGGTGGTGATCCTCTGGACTATGGCAGCCAAGAAGAATATAAGAATGAAGGCGGCGTCTTGGCCACGCTAACCAACCACACTTACTACCTTCAGAAACTCCAGGTTCTTGCTGGTAAGGCAGCAAAGGCAGCCTAA